In one Juglans regia cultivar Chandler chromosome 11, Walnut 2.0, whole genome shotgun sequence genomic region, the following are encoded:
- the LOC108992034 gene encoding uncharacterized protein LOC108992034 produces MEMGEGREGDWECSGCKNRNYAFRSFCNRCKQPRLLVDTKTPADSKWLPRIGDWICTGCTNNNYASREKCKKCGQPKEVAAMPAIAMPGASLPSYSHYFARAQGGPEQKMNIGLIGNGAPQQALPLSSNWSVGGADKYGVQPASTWPLGLNPGLPYPDPANQLLSVPKGWRNGDWICHCGFHNYSSRAQCKKCNALPPALGTKRLASDDLVHEWDNKRLNVGQTNGQLQPYPGFEQMVGTSGDPNARLYAPYPNVSSVTAANLQVPMQFPQQATAPALLGKGAKQWREGDWMCTNCNNHNYASRLQCNRCKTQRNALSQPVNVM; encoded by the exons ATGGAAATGGGGGAAGGGAGAGAAGGGGATTGGGAGTGCAGCGGATGCAAGAACAGGAACTACGCCTTCAGGTCGTTCTGCAACAGATGTAAGCAGCCACGGCTTCTGGTCGACACCAAAACCCCTGCCGACTCCAAGTGGCTCCCGCGTATCGGCGATTGGATCTGCACCG GTTGCACTAACAACAATTATGCATCAAGAGAAAAGTGCAAAAAGTGTGGGCAACCGAAGGAGGTAGCAGCAATGCCAGCAATTGCAATGCCTGGAGCTTCTCTCCCATCTTATTCGCATTATTTTGCCAGGGCCCAAGGAGGACCTGAACAAAAGATGAATATTGGATTAATTGGCAATGGAGCTCCCCAGCAGGCACTTCCTTTGAGCTCTAACTGGTCTGTAGGAGGGGCTGATAAATATGGAGTTCAGCCTGCTTCAACTTGGCCCTTGGGTCTTAATCCTGGACTTCCGTACCCAGACCCTGCTAATCAACTTCTTTCAGTTCCTAAAGGCTGGCGGAATGGTGACTGGATTTGCCACTGTGGGTTTCATAATTACTCTTCACGTGCCCAG TGCAAAAAGTGCAATGCTTTACCACCAG CACTTGGAACAAAGCGACTGGCATCTGATGACTTGGTGCATGAATGGGATAACAAAAGATTGAATGTTGGACAA ACAAATGGGCAGTTGCAACCATATCCAGGTTTTGAGCAAATGGTAGGGACTAGTGGTGACCCTAATGCCAGACTCTATGCTCCCTACCCCAATGTAAGCTCAGTTACTGCTGCAAATTTGCAAGTGCCCATGCAGTTTCCACAACAAGCAACTGCACCTGCACTGCTCGGAAAAGg AGCAAAACAATGGCGTGAAGGAGATTGGATGTGCACAAATTGCAACAACCATAATTATGCATCCCGGTTACAATGCAACAG GTGTAAGACTCAAAGAAATGCGCTCTCCCAGCCTGTCAATGTCATGTAG
- the LOC108992035 gene encoding uncharacterized protein LOC108992035 has protein sequence MGTNFLQPLVSKSPLSATLIFAKPYVKHSRIFLPRHQRSLRATPVHSTKTSSSDNNSTSGDSAKPPATTPPNAVEIRFRRRSKRRSRQQSEDSVGGNGRPMKAQASASASAPEPPKKWEDMSFAEKAIELYVGEKGALFWLNKFAYASIFIVIGGWILFRFVGPSLNLYQLDSAPLPPTSLFKGS, from the coding sequence ATGGGGACTAATTTCCTCCAACCCCTCGTTTCAAAATCGCCACTATCGGCCACCCTCATCTTCGCCAAACCCTATGTAAAACACAGCCGAATCTTCCTACCTCGCCACCAACGATCCCTCAGAGCAACTCCGGTCCACAGCACCAAAACCAGCAGCAGCGACAACAATAGTACAAGCGGGGACAGCGCAAAGCCACCGGCTACAACGCCGCCGAATGCCGTGGAAATCAGGTTCAGACGAAGGTCGAAGAGACGGTCAAGACAACAGAGTGAGGATAGTGTTGGCGGCAATGGGCGACCCATGAAAGCGCAGGCTTCAGCTTCGGCTTCAGCACCAGAGCCTCCGAAGAAGTGGGAGGACATGAGCTTTGCAGAGAAGGCAATAGAGCTGTATGTGGGGGAAAAGGGTGCGTTGTTTTGGCTAAACAAGTTTGCATACGCTTCCATCTTCATCGTCATTGGGGGTTGGATACTATTCCGGTTTGTGGGTCCTTCCCTCAATCTATACCAGCTGGATTCTGCTCCCTTGCCTCCTACTTCACTGTTCAAGGGTTCCTGA